One region of Opitutaceae bacterium genomic DNA includes:
- a CDS encoding cytochrome c3 family protein, whose protein sequence is MSKLFPKSANRLPLQIVIYLLVLGGIVTAATTYYATPKYTRVGYTPVQPVEFSHALHAGNLGIDCRYCHSNVDKSAHSNIPTSQTCMNCHSIIKASSPQLEPVRTSFASGDPVPWVNVHVMPNYVYFNHSVHVTRGVSCVECHGRIDQMEVVRHEKPLSMGFCLDCHRAPEKVLRSPELVTKLDWVHPQGAQGQIEQGKKFVHDWNVQPPQSCSGCHR, encoded by the coding sequence ATGTCGAAACTGTTTCCGAAATCGGCCAATCGGCTGCCCCTGCAGATCGTGATATATCTGCTGGTTTTGGGCGGGATTGTGACCGCGGCGACCACGTATTACGCGACGCCGAAGTACACGCGGGTCGGATATACGCCGGTGCAGCCTGTTGAATTCAGCCATGCACTTCACGCGGGCAATCTGGGGATCGACTGCCGCTATTGTCACAGCAATGTGGATAAGTCGGCGCATTCAAATATTCCGACGTCGCAGACCTGCATGAACTGCCACAGCATCATCAAGGCCAGCAGCCCTCAGCTTGAGCCGGTGCGCACGAGTTTTGCCTCCGGCGATCCCGTGCCGTGGGTCAACGTGCACGTGATGCCCAATTACGTTTATTTCAACCACTCCGTGCACGTGACGCGCGGTGTTTCCTGCGTCGAATGCCATGGTCGTATCGACCAGATGGAGGTGGTTCGCCATGAGAAGCCGCTATCGATGGGATTCTGCCTGGATTGCCACCGCGCACCGGAGAAAGTCCTTCGTTCGCCCGAACTCGTCACGAAGCTCGACTGGGTGCATCCGCAGGGAGCGCAGGGACAGATCGAGCAGGGAAAGAAATTTGTGCACGACTGGAACGTTCAACCTCCGCAAAGCTGCTCCGGCTGCCATCGATGA
- the rfaD gene encoding ADP-glyceromanno-heptose 6-epimerase, which produces MSTLQGRILVTGGAGFIGSALVWALNKRGITNIVISDVLGSDEKWRNLVALRFADYVEADVFRRKLNESRDAFGQFSTVFHLGACSATTERNASYLADNNFGYTKELAMWSIDRGMRFIYASSAATYGDGSQGMDDRDLNLQRLRPLNMYGYSKHLFDRWAQSHGCLDRLVGLKYFNVFGPNEDHKGDMRSLVNKAFQQIQASGKVQLFRSYKPEFKDGEQMRDFLYVKDAVEMTLHFAEKSPAAGGLYNLGSGESNTWITLATAIFSALHLKPVIEFIDMPEALRGKYQYHTRADISKLRGQGYDRPVTALADSVRDYVGNYLVPNRKLGEQE; this is translated from the coding sequence GTGAGCACGCTTCAGGGACGCATTCTGGTGACAGGTGGGGCCGGCTTCATCGGCAGCGCACTCGTCTGGGCGCTCAACAAGCGCGGAATCACGAACATAGTCATCTCCGATGTTCTCGGCTCCGACGAGAAGTGGAGGAATCTGGTTGCCCTCCGGTTTGCCGACTATGTCGAAGCGGACGTCTTTCGTCGCAAACTGAACGAAAGCCGCGATGCCTTTGGGCAGTTCAGCACGGTCTTTCATCTTGGAGCGTGTTCAGCCACCACCGAAAGAAATGCGTCCTACCTGGCTGACAATAATTTCGGCTACACGAAGGAGCTCGCAATGTGGTCGATCGACCGCGGCATGCGGTTCATCTACGCATCCTCTGCAGCCACCTACGGCGACGGTTCCCAGGGCATGGACGACAGGGATCTCAATCTCCAGCGCCTTCGCCCGCTCAACATGTACGGGTATTCCAAGCACCTTTTCGACCGCTGGGCACAGTCGCACGGCTGTCTCGACAGGCTGGTCGGACTGAAATATTTCAACGTCTTCGGTCCGAACGAGGACCACAAGGGAGACATGCGCTCACTGGTCAACAAGGCGTTCCAGCAGATTCAGGCCTCGGGAAAGGTGCAGCTTTTCAGGAGCTACAAGCCTGAGTTCAAGGACGGCGAACAGATGCGGGATTTCCTATACGTCAAGGACGCCGTGGAAATGACCCTGCATTTCGCCGAAAAATCCCCGGCCGCGGGCGGGCTCTACAATCTCGGATCGGGTGAATCCAACACCTGGATCACACTCGCAACCGCAATTTTTTCAGCACTGCATCTCAAGCCGGTGATCGAGTTCATCGACATGCCTGAAGCGCTGCGCGGCAAATACCAGTATCATACACGCGCAGACATCAGCAAACTCCGTGGACAAGGCTATGACCGGCCGGTCACGGCGCTGGCTGATTCCGTTCGCGACTACGTCGGAAATTATCTGGTGCCCAATAGGAAACTGGGAGAGCAGGAGTAA
- a CDS encoding TAT-variant-translocated molybdopterin oxidoreductase, with the protein MKREFQHPEPSERELSGPRYWRSLDELAATPGFQEQVAREFPAGASELNGVDRRHFFKIMAASFALGGVGLASGCRRPEEKILPYGKSVEGVIPGLPLYFATAMPAKGGAIPLLAETHQGRPTKLEGNPSYAPYGGATTILAQASILDLYDPDRSTTHTVKGSAVDAAAINEVLTGISRSYGTNGGGGLAFLVDESTSPTRSALVSKLRARYPRALWSTYEPVSNEVPVQAGRAVFGSDVKPIYHFERASRIVAIDSDIFNNESHSLAYARDYARGRRMTKPTDRMNRLYAVESNLTVTGSLADHRLRLATSHMLGFVAALAQAVTGDSTFAPLAAGIDFKEKDKWLTALAKDLNEHRGSCAVVAGPHLPVAVHSIVHALNAALGNIGSTVDFVSVPSQGEGIVPIAELVSAMKGGNVRTLVIVNGNPVYNAPANLGFGDALKNVANVIRYGYYADETSQASSTHVAAAHYLESWGDARTADGTVVPIQPQILPLFGGMTDIELFARLANETTTDPHALVQATISRLAGDGAFRRFLHDGVLAGSAYPVASVRLNSGGLRNTINAANYAPAVFSKDSLEVRFVGDAKVDDGRYANNGWLQECPDPISKIAWDNAILVSPRLGKELGIEPGSALLQVARKQAAEFVQGKEMAFVGKVTVGERTVEGPMHIQPGLSDYTIILPLGYGRKVSGRIGSKTGQDFYPLRTTSAATVAAGGKIEVTPRRYALANTQEHWSMEGRDIVREANLDEFARDPDWVNSIGMESHAPANLGKDKNLPLAAIAAGTPRGNSLYESPDYKGVHQWGMSIDLNTCTGCNACVIACQAENNIPIVGKQQVLRGREMHWIRLDRYYSDGRADAAAFGGEGNKVIPEDPQVVVQPVACQHCELAPCETVCPVNATVHDDEGLNVMAYNRCIGTRYCANNCPYKVRRFNFFDWNKRSIDELYMGPLGRSGMPELVKMVKNPEVSVRMRGVMEKCTYCVQRIEHAKILQKVKAGASSRVEIPDGTVKTACQQVCPVDAIVFGNIKDPNSAVSKAKAREQDYAVLGYLNIRPRTTYLGRFRNPNPEMPDYVSLPLSRKEYEAKNHPAHDEHGHGEQKQSHGHGAIPPDGSNTGPKLGGKGSNTSFGGLS; encoded by the coding sequence ATGAAACGCGAATTTCAGCATCCCGAACCGTCGGAACGTGAACTCAGCGGGCCGCGCTACTGGCGCAGCCTCGACGAACTCGCGGCCACGCCCGGTTTCCAGGAACAGGTTGCGCGTGAATTTCCAGCAGGCGCGTCTGAATTGAACGGTGTGGACCGCCGCCATTTCTTCAAGATCATGGCCGCCTCCTTTGCACTGGGCGGTGTCGGCCTGGCGTCTGGTTGCCGTCGTCCCGAAGAGAAGATTCTCCCGTACGGAAAATCGGTCGAAGGCGTCATTCCGGGTCTTCCGCTCTATTTTGCCACCGCCATGCCTGCAAAGGGGGGGGCGATTCCTCTCCTTGCTGAAACGCATCAGGGGCGTCCGACCAAGCTGGAGGGCAATCCCAGCTACGCTCCGTACGGAGGAGCGACCACGATCCTTGCGCAGGCATCGATCCTTGATCTGTACGACCCGGATCGCTCGACGACGCATACGGTGAAGGGATCCGCGGTGGATGCGGCGGCCATCAACGAAGTGCTGACAGGCATCTCACGGTCCTACGGCACAAACGGCGGTGGTGGACTTGCCTTCCTCGTTGACGAATCCACGTCACCCACCCGGTCGGCCCTGGTTTCGAAACTGCGTGCGCGGTATCCGCGTGCGCTCTGGTCGACGTATGAGCCGGTTTCGAACGAAGTGCCTGTTCAGGCGGGTCGCGCCGTCTTCGGATCCGACGTCAAGCCGATCTATCACTTTGAACGGGCCAGTCGCATTGTTGCGATCGACTCCGATATTTTCAACAACGAGTCCCACTCGCTTGCCTACGCCCGAGACTATGCCAGAGGGCGTCGGATGACGAAGCCCACGGATCGGATGAACCGCCTGTATGCGGTGGAGAGCAATCTGACGGTGACGGGATCGCTCGCCGATCACCGCCTTCGGCTCGCAACAAGCCACATGCTGGGTTTCGTGGCGGCCCTGGCGCAGGCGGTCACGGGTGACTCCACGTTTGCACCCCTGGCGGCGGGGATTGATTTCAAGGAAAAGGACAAGTGGCTGACGGCGCTTGCGAAGGACCTGAATGAGCATCGCGGCTCGTGCGCCGTGGTGGCGGGACCGCACCTGCCCGTCGCCGTCCACAGCATCGTTCATGCGCTGAATGCGGCGTTGGGCAACATTGGTTCCACGGTTGATTTTGTTTCGGTGCCTTCCCAGGGCGAAGGCATCGTGCCCATTGCCGAGCTTGTTTCCGCCATGAAGGGTGGGAACGTGCGGACGCTGGTCATCGTCAATGGCAATCCGGTCTACAATGCGCCTGCCAACCTCGGTTTCGGCGACGCGCTGAAGAACGTGGCGAATGTCATTCGCTATGGATATTACGCCGATGAGACATCGCAGGCTTCGTCGACGCATGTTGCGGCGGCGCACTACCTGGAGTCGTGGGGCGATGCCCGCACGGCGGATGGAACAGTCGTGCCGATTCAGCCCCAGATTCTTCCGCTTTTTGGCGGGATGACGGACATCGAGTTGTTTGCCCGGCTGGCGAATGAAACGACGACGGATCCCCATGCGCTCGTGCAGGCGACGATCTCGAGACTCGCTGGTGACGGAGCCTTCCGCAGGTTTCTTCACGACGGTGTTTTGGCCGGATCCGCCTATCCCGTGGCGAGTGTCCGCCTGAACTCCGGGGGTCTGCGCAACACCATCAATGCCGCCAATTATGCGCCGGCGGTGTTTTCAAAGGACTCGCTGGAGGTGCGGTTCGTTGGGGATGCGAAGGTCGATGACGGTCGATATGCCAACAACGGCTGGCTCCAGGAGTGTCCGGACCCGATTTCCAAGATTGCCTGGGACAATGCCATTCTCGTGAGCCCCAGGCTTGGAAAGGAACTTGGCATCGAGCCGGGCAGCGCGCTGCTTCAGGTGGCTCGCAAGCAGGCTGCGGAATTTGTGCAAGGCAAGGAGATGGCCTTTGTTGGAAAGGTGACGGTGGGTGAGCGCACAGTGGAGGGTCCCATGCACATCCAGCCGGGCCTTTCGGATTATACGATCATCCTGCCGCTTGGATATGGCCGGAAGGTTTCCGGACGGATCGGCAGCAAGACCGGTCAGGATTTCTATCCGCTCAGGACGACCAGCGCGGCGACAGTTGCCGCAGGCGGAAAAATCGAGGTGACACCGCGGCGTTACGCGCTGGCAAACACCCAGGAGCATTGGTCGATGGAAGGTCGCGACATCGTACGAGAGGCAAATCTGGATGAATTCGCGCGCGATCCGGACTGGGTGAATTCGATCGGCATGGAGTCCCATGCGCCCGCGAACCTGGGCAAGGACAAGAACCTCCCGCTTGCGGCGATTGCGGCCGGGACTCCGCGTGGAAATTCGCTCTACGAAAGCCCCGACTACAAGGGTGTGCACCAGTGGGGGATGTCGATCGATCTCAACACCTGCACCGGCTGCAACGCGTGCGTGATCGCCTGCCAGGCTGAGAACAACATTCCGATCGTCGGCAAGCAGCAGGTTCTGCGAGGGCGTGAAATGCACTGGATCCGGCTGGATCGCTATTACTCTGACGGTCGTGCGGATGCGGCGGCGTTCGGAGGCGAGGGCAACAAGGTGATTCCGGAGGATCCCCAGGTTGTGGTGCAACCGGTCGCCTGCCAGCACTGCGAACTCGCCCCCTGTGAGACCGTGTGTCCCGTGAATGCGACGGTTCACGATGACGAGGGGCTGAACGTGATGGCCTACAATCGCTGCATCGGCACCCGCTACTGTGCGAACAACTGCCCGTACAAGGTGCGCCGCTTCAATTTCTTCGATTGGAACAAGCGCTCGATCGATGAACTTTACATGGGGCCGCTCGGCCGTTCCGGCATGCCGGAGCTCGTCAAGATGGTGAAGAATCCCGAGGTGTCCGTGCGCATGCGCGGCGTCATGGAGAAGTGCACGTACTGCGTTCAGCGCATCGAGCACGCCAAGATCCTTCAGAAGGTGAAGGCGGGGGCGTCCTCCCGTGTGGAGATTCCGGACGGAACCGTCAAGACGGCGTGTCAGCAGGTCTGCCCCGTCGACGCCATCGTTTTCGGCAACATCAAGGATCCCAACAGCGCGGTATCGAAGGCCAAGGCTCGCGAGCAGGACTATGCCGTGCTCGGGTATCTCAACATTCGTCCTCGCACGACCTATCTGGGAAGATTCAGAAATCCAAATCCGGAGATGCCGGACTACGTCAGCCTTCCGCTCAGCCGCAAGGAATATGAAGCCAAGAATCACCCCGCTCATGATGAACACGGCCACGGTGAACAGAAACAGAGCCATGGCCATGGTGCCATTCCTCCCGACGGCAGCAACACGGGACCGAAGCTTGGCGGCAAGGGTTCCAATACATCCTTCGGAGGACTCAGCTAA
- a CDS encoding cbb3-type cytochrome c oxidase subunit II, with protein sequence MKRSLFFYLGLFAALALSWVGVVMVNQITYGRMIPHLDPNDGVSYPVPISGIAEQGRLVYRDLGCAACHTQQTRRPGYGIDDKQGWGDRQSVAREYVNDPFVLLGSQRIGPDLRYVGVRKEGQDGRDWHVRHLYNAQLTSPGSMMPSYRFLFETRKIVGERSHRSIQQLLPAEAQPPAGYEIVATDRAEALVSYLLSLKDTHAYPEAANLYVAKPAEAAGAEGGHK encoded by the coding sequence ATGAAACGCTCGCTCTTTTTCTACCTGGGACTCTTTGCCGCGCTGGCTTTGTCGTGGGTTGGTGTGGTCATGGTCAACCAGATCACCTACGGGCGGATGATCCCGCACTTGGATCCCAATGACGGCGTCTCCTACCCGGTTCCGATATCCGGAATCGCCGAACAGGGGCGGCTGGTGTATCGGGATCTTGGCTGTGCAGCCTGTCACACTCAACAGACGCGACGCCCCGGATATGGCATCGATGACAAGCAGGGCTGGGGCGACAGGCAGAGTGTTGCGCGCGAGTACGTGAATGATCCGTTCGTGCTTCTGGGGAGTCAGCGAATCGGCCCTGATCTGCGCTACGTCGGCGTTCGCAAGGAGGGGCAGGATGGACGGGACTGGCATGTTCGGCATCTCTACAACGCGCAGCTCACGTCACCCGGTTCGATGATGCCGTCCTACCGCTTTCTTTTTGAAACCCGAAAGATCGTGGGGGAGCGCTCCCACAGATCCATTCAACAGCTGCTTCCCGCGGAGGCGCAGCCCCCGGCAGGCTATGAAATTGTGGCGACTGACCGCGCTGAAGCACTGGTTTCCTATTTGCTGAGCTTGAAAGACACCCACGCGTATCCTGAGGCAGCAAACCTGTATGTCGCCAAGCCGGCGGAAGCAGCTGGAGCGGAGGGAGGCCACAAATGA
- the nrfD gene encoding polysulfide reductase NrfD: MPPAVESSYPAPAILQEVKPAILPRATLVENNRSFGWVTDKICGIIEGKTPTWWWVCFVLAAMIASFTIAGLIYLVGTGVGVWGLANPVNWAWGIVNFVFWIGIGHAGTLISAILCLLRQKWRTSINRAAEAMTIFAVVCAAIFPVFHVGRVWLAWYLFPIPSANSIWQNFRSPLEWDVFAVSTYGTVSVLFWYVGLIPDLAILRDRFTAAGNRLRGILYGIFAMGWRGSNRHWSNYEMAYLILAGIATPLVLSVHTIVSFDFAVSLIPGWHTTIFPPYFVAGAIFSGFGMVLTLMLPLRAIYGLQDLITQYHIDCMCKITLATGTMVGYAYGMEFFIAWYGANPYEGFAFINRAFGQYAWAYFIMISCNVLTPQLFWFKAVRQNTALVWVLSIFVNVGMWFERFVIIVTSLARDFLPSSWGYFSPTVVDIFTFFGTFGVFSVLFLLFIRFLPLMPMAELKAVMPQADPHGHPDAASGHGDRGAH; this comes from the coding sequence ATGCCACCCGCTGTTGAATCCAGCTACCCGGCGCCGGCCATCCTTCAGGAGGTAAAACCGGCCATACTCCCCCGCGCGACGCTTGTCGAAAACAACCGCAGCTTTGGCTGGGTAACCGACAAGATCTGCGGCATCATCGAAGGGAAGACGCCCACCTGGTGGTGGGTATGCTTCGTTCTGGCCGCCATGATCGCCTCCTTCACGATCGCGGGCCTGATCTATCTGGTCGGGACGGGTGTCGGCGTCTGGGGCCTTGCCAATCCGGTCAATTGGGCGTGGGGCATCGTCAACTTCGTGTTCTGGATCGGCATCGGCCATGCGGGCACGCTGATCTCGGCCATTCTCTGCCTCCTGCGGCAGAAATGGCGCACGTCGATCAATCGTGCAGCCGAGGCCATGACGATCTTTGCGGTTGTTTGCGCCGCGATCTTTCCGGTCTTTCACGTGGGGCGCGTCTGGCTCGCGTGGTACCTCTTCCCGATTCCGTCGGCCAATTCAATCTGGCAGAACTTCCGTTCCCCGCTCGAGTGGGACGTGTTTGCCGTTTCAACGTACGGAACCGTGTCGGTCCTCTTCTGGTATGTCGGGCTCATTCCCGATCTTGCCATCCTGCGGGATCGCTTCACCGCAGCCGGCAATCGGCTTCGCGGAATCCTCTATGGCATTTTTGCGATGGGCTGGCGGGGTTCCAACCGCCACTGGAGCAACTATGAGATGGCCTACCTCATCCTTGCGGGCATCGCGACACCGCTGGTGCTTTCAGTGCATACCATCGTGTCGTTTGACTTCGCGGTCTCGCTGATCCCCGGCTGGCATACAACGATCTTTCCGCCCTACTTCGTGGCGGGGGCGATCTTCTCGGGTTTCGGCATGGTCCTGACGCTGATGCTCCCGCTCCGCGCGATCTATGGCCTCCAGGACCTCATCACGCAGTACCACATCGACTGCATGTGCAAGATCACCCTGGCCACCGGCACCATGGTGGGATACGCCTATGGCATGGAGTTCTTCATCGCCTGGTATGGAGCCAACCCCTACGAGGGATTTGCCTTCATCAACCGGGCGTTCGGGCAGTATGCGTGGGCCTACTTCATCATGATTTCCTGCAATGTGCTCACGCCGCAGCTCTTCTGGTTCAAGGCGGTCCGCCAGAACACCGCTCTCGTGTGGGTGCTGTCGATCTTTGTGAACGTGGGAATGTGGTTCGAGCGGTTCGTGATCATCGTGACTTCGCTCGCCCGGGATTTTCTCCCCTCGAGCTGGGGCTATTTCAGCCCGACGGTGGTCGATATCTTCACGTTCTTTGGAACCTTCGGGGTCTTCAGCGTCCTGTTCCTTCTCTTCATCCGGTTCCTGCCGCTCATGCCCATGGCCGAGCTCAAGGCTGTGATGCCGCAGGCGGATCCGCATGGACATCCCGACGCAGCCTCCGGTCATGGTGACCGTGGCGCCCACTAA
- a CDS encoding cytochrome c, giving the protein MRYVYYVTFFVVVLTVGIFGFRGSKSLRPPLEVFPDMDRQAHYLAQGSSAFFADGMADRPMPQGVVARGDLRENTALYEGKISNGAWLMGIPKDLTVDAQFLHHGKERYQIYCAPCHGALGDGNGITKLYGMGATPTYHDDRLVKMADGEIFNTITHGKNTMMSYADKLEPSERWAVVAYVRALQRAQRGRVEDVPASHRAELGIQ; this is encoded by the coding sequence ATGCGCTACGTCTACTATGTCACGTTTTTCGTCGTGGTGCTGACCGTTGGGATCTTTGGGTTCCGCGGCAGCAAGTCCCTGCGTCCGCCGCTGGAAGTCTTTCCGGACATGGATCGGCAGGCCCATTACCTGGCGCAGGGCTCCTCCGCCTTTTTTGCCGATGGAATGGCTGATCGTCCGATGCCACAGGGTGTTGTCGCGAGGGGAGACCTCCGGGAGAACACGGCGCTGTATGAAGGAAAGATTTCGAATGGCGCCTGGCTCATGGGCATTCCCAAGGATCTCACCGTGGACGCGCAGTTCCTTCATCACGGGAAAGAACGCTATCAGATCTATTGCGCACCGTGCCACGGGGCCTTGGGAGACGGCAATGGAATAACGAAACTTTACGGCATGGGCGCCACGCCAACCTATCATGATGACCGACTGGTCAAGATGGCGGACGGCGAGATCTTCAACACGATCACCCATGGCAAGAACACCATGATGTCCTATGCGGACAAACTGGAGCCGTCGGAACGCTGGGCTGTGGTCGCCTACGTTCGCGCCCTGCAGCGCGCGCAGCGCGGCAGGGTTGAAGACGTTCCTGCATCGCATCGCGCGGAGCTTGGCATCCAATGA
- a CDS encoding DUF3341 domain-containing protein has translation MAAQPYGLVAVFDTAPDIYHAAEGVRDAGYKFWDCITPCPVHGMDRAMGVRRSRVPRFSLAGGILGFTTGMLLIYYTDAFDYPLIVGGKPFFSPMFAFPVSYELTILFTAFATIGGMFILNGLPMHYHPVLKSDHILKGLDDKYLVVIEARDPKFNLSATRALLEKVGGKQISELEA, from the coding sequence ATGGCTGCACAACCTTATGGTCTCGTTGCCGTGTTCGACACGGCTCCCGACATTTATCATGCGGCGGAGGGAGTCCGCGACGCCGGTTACAAGTTCTGGGACTGCATTACGCCCTGCCCCGTGCACGGTATGGATCGCGCCATGGGAGTGCGTCGCTCAAGGGTGCCTCGCTTTTCGCTTGCAGGCGGAATACTGGGATTCACGACGGGCATGCTGCTGATCTACTACACGGATGCGTTTGACTATCCCCTGATCGTCGGCGGCAAGCCGTTCTTCAGCCCGATGTTTGCGTTCCCGGTTTCCTACGAGCTGACGATTCTCTTCACTGCGTTCGCCACGATTGGCGGCATGTTCATTCTCAACGGCCTTCCGATGCACTATCACCCCGTGCTCAAGTCGGATCACATCCTGAAGGGGCTCGATGACAAGTACCTGGTTGTGATCGAGGCGCGCGATCCGAAGTTCAATCTCAGCGCCACGCGGGCATTGCTGGAGAAGGTGGGCGGTAAACAGATATCGGAGCTGGAAGCCTGA
- a CDS encoding cbb3-type cytochrome c oxidase subunit I, whose translation MASLSNSSGSSQSDDAAIDASLRAPVSLFAASAAGWLLIGAVLAVISSIKLHAPNFLGDLECLTYGRTRGAESIALIYGWGFNAAFALSVWLLARLSRSMLPQPALLLVAISFWNLGVAIGAGGVMFGDGTSLEMLELPAYAAPLLFVAYAFIGMWIFQVYQYGKIRPVYISQWYLLGALFWFPWIFSLTEIMLFINPVRGTVQAIVHTWFAQGLIHLYLLPVALGALYYFLPKLLSRPINNYSISIYGFWMLALFGGWAGLARLSGAPVPAWVVSAGVSGTLMIVVTWAVLAINFLPTLLGPRATGETSGTLRFFSFAVLALLLWALSTVALSLRSVAEITQFTLVLPAQSQLFFLGVFSLVALGGLYYLVPKILGVEWSSRGLVTAHFWLSVIGVTLGVAALTVGGLKQGFLINALPSGQETPPPLLAVMQQLKPYLSAQTLAATILLIGQLLFAVNLMRTFRKAGCCCCALFRSSTSSGYTGTKEAVIR comes from the coding sequence ATGGCTTCACTATCGAATTCAAGCGGGTCATCCCAATCTGACGATGCGGCAATTGATGCATCGCTGAGGGCCCCCGTATCCTTGTTTGCGGCCTCTGCGGCGGGCTGGCTGCTCATCGGCGCGGTGCTGGCGGTGATATCCTCCATCAAGCTCCATGCACCGAATTTTCTCGGCGACCTGGAGTGCCTGACCTATGGACGCACACGCGGGGCCGAGAGCATTGCCTTGATTTACGGCTGGGGATTCAATGCCGCCTTTGCTCTTTCCGTCTGGTTGCTGGCCAGGCTGTCCCGCAGCATGCTGCCTCAGCCTGCGCTGCTTCTTGTTGCCATCTCCTTCTGGAACCTGGGTGTCGCGATCGGAGCTGGCGGCGTGATGTTTGGCGACGGCACGTCACTCGAAATGCTCGAGCTGCCCGCCTATGCGGCTCCGCTGCTCTTCGTTGCGTATGCATTCATTGGAATGTGGATTTTCCAAGTTTATCAGTATGGGAAAATCCGGCCCGTGTACATATCGCAGTGGTATCTTCTCGGCGCGCTCTTCTGGTTCCCATGGATCTTCTCGCTCACTGAAATCATGCTGTTCATCAACCCGGTTCGCGGCACGGTTCAGGCGATTGTCCACACTTGGTTTGCGCAGGGGCTGATCCATCTTTACCTCCTCCCCGTTGCGCTGGGTGCGCTATACTATTTTCTACCCAAGCTTCTGAGTCGCCCGATCAACAACTACTCAATCAGCATTTATGGCTTTTGGATGCTCGCTCTCTTTGGAGGCTGGGCGGGGCTTGCCCGCTTGTCCGGGGCTCCTGTTCCAGCCTGGGTCGTATCGGCAGGGGTCAGCGGCACCCTGATGATTGTTGTGACCTGGGCGGTCCTTGCCATCAACTTTCTGCCGACTCTGCTGGGGCCGCGCGCCACGGGGGAGACTTCGGGAACGCTGCGCTTCTTTTCATTCGCAGTCCTTGCACTGCTCCTCTGGGCGCTTTCCACCGTCGCATTGAGCCTCAGGTCAGTTGCCGAGATCACCCAGTTCACGCTGGTGCTTCCGGCGCAATCCCAGCTGTTCTTCCTGGGTGTTTTCAGCCTCGTGGCCCTTGGCGGACTCTACTACCTGGTGCCGAAAATCCTCGGTGTGGAATGGAGCTCGCGTGGATTGGTGACCGCCCATTTCTGGCTGTCGGTGATCGGCGTGACTCTCGGTGTCGCCGCCCTCACTGTCGGTGGGCTGAAACAGGGTTTTCTGATCAACGCATTGCCCTCGGGCCAGGAAACACCTCCGCCTCTTCTGGCGGTGATGCAACAGTTGAAGCCCTACCTTTCCGCGCAGACTCTGGCGGCGACAATTCTCCTCATCGGTCAATTGCTTTTCGCTGTTAACCTCATGCGCACATTCCGCAAGGCGGGCTGCTGCTGCTGCGCGCTGTTCCGCTCCTCCACCTCCTCAGGCTACACCGGCACGAAGGAGGCCGTCATTCGATGA
- a CDS encoding cytochrome c, whose protein sequence is MSAESSSSGPKVELRDNSDEAIQQAHADLIRKKAEAKDGTSVTSLFLLALLSTLVFVCAIYMVHYRGSFSPLVQDEHFDLAMASKAPPVAVDPVAAGNRLYNTPGMCVTCHQATGQGVPGAFPPLANSEWVNGSEDRVIRILLHGLTGELKVHGGTFNGVMPAFGQGAGGFNWSDDRIAHVLTYIRQEWGNKAAPVDPARVTEIRTKDAARGSKSWTVAELEAMP, encoded by the coding sequence ATGAGCGCCGAATCGTCATCATCCGGTCCCAAGGTCGAGTTGCGTGACAACTCCGATGAAGCGATTCAGCAGGCCCACGCTGATTTGATTAGAAAGAAGGCAGAGGCGAAGGATGGCACGTCCGTGACATCGCTGTTCCTGTTGGCGCTCCTGTCCACGCTGGTCTTTGTCTGCGCGATTTACATGGTGCACTACCGGGGCAGCTTCAGCCCCCTGGTTCAGGATGAACACTTCGATCTGGCGATGGCCAGCAAGGCACCCCCCGTCGCGGTCGATCCGGTAGCCGCAGGCAACCGCTTGTACAACACGCCGGGCATGTGTGTGACCTGTCACCAGGCCACGGGGCAGGGCGTGCCGGGAGCATTTCCCCCGCTGGCCAACTCGGAATGGGTGAATGGCAGCGAGGATCGCGTGATCCGCATTCTTTTGCACGGTTTGACCGGTGAGCTCAAGGTGCACGGAGGAACCTTCAATGGGGTCATGCCCGCCTTTGGGCAGGGCGCTGGCGGCTTCAACTGGAGCGACGATCGCATCGCCCACGTCCTGACCTATATTCGTCAGGAATGGGGCAACAAGGCTGCCCCAGTTGATCCTGCCAGGGTTACCGAGATTCGCACAAAGGATGCCGCTCGCGGCTCGAAGTCCTGGACCGTTGCCGAACTCGAAGCGATGCCGTAG